From Anopheles funestus chromosome 3RL, idAnoFuneDA-416_04, whole genome shotgun sequence, a single genomic window includes:
- the LOC125767584 gene encoding sideroflexin-2: MSNIDIVQPLWDLSTFTGRLKHYFWITDPRTCFATDDELDRAKELYLTVKAGTIPQNTTIDQIHYAKKLYESAFHPDSGEKQNVFGRMSFQMPGGMAITGAMLQWYKTTTGVVFWQWVNQSFNALVNYTNRNANSSLSTTQLAVAYVSATTSALVAAVGYKAYLQKRATPLFQRYVPFVAVAAANCINIPLMRQNELIHGIGIEDENGNVVGSSRLAAGKGIAQVIFSRIAMCAPGMLILPVIMERLEQYPSFRRMAILHAPFQVLVVGCFLTVMVPTACALFPQKAELSTSVMKLVEPKFYDEMSKKTDRIPELVYFNKGL, encoded by the exons ATGTCCAACATTGATATTGTCCAGCCACTGTGGGATTTGAGCACTTTTACTGGCCGGCTGAAGCACTACTTCTGGATAACTGATCCGCGCACATGTTTTGCCACCGACGATGAGCTAGATCGCGCCAAAGAGTTGTATTTAACTGTAAA GGCTGGCACAATACCTCAAAACACGACGATCGATCAGATACATTATGCAAAAAAGCTGTACGAAAGCGCTTTCCACCCAGATAGTGGTGAGAAGCAGAATGTGTTCGGCCGGATGAGTTTTCAAATGCCGGGCGGTATGGCGATTACCGGGGCAATGCTTCAGTGGTACAa AACGACTACCGGAGTAGTATTCTGGCAATGGGTTAATCAATCCTTTAATGCGCTGGTTAACTACACGAACCGTAACGCAAACTCGTCCCTCTCAACCACGCAGTTAGCGGTGGCCTACGTTTCAGCAACAACGTCCGCCCTTGTGGCCGCAGTCGGCTATAAAGCTTACCTGCAAAAGCGAGCCACTCCACTGTTCCAGCGTTACGTTCCATTTGTGGCGGTAGCGGCAGCTAACTGTATCAACATACCTCTCATGCGGCAGAACGAACTTATTCACGGCATTGGTATCGAAGATGAGAATGGTAATGTGGTCGGTTCGAGTAGATTGGCCGCCGGTAAAGGCATTGCACAG gtaATATTTTCTCGCATTGCCATGTGCGCACCAGGAATGTTAATTTTGCCCGTGATCATGGAACGATTGGAGCAATATCCATCATTCCGTCGTATGGCGATTCTTCACGCACCATTCCAAGTTTTGGTCGTTGGTTGTTT CTTAACGGTGATGGTTCCGACGGCATGCGCATTGTTTCCGCAAAAAGCTGAGCTGAGCACGAGCGTGATGAAGCTGGTCGAGCCAAAGTTCTACGATGAAATGAGCAAGAAAACCGATCGCATACCTGAGCTTGTGTACTTTAACAAGGGACTGTAA
- the LOC125767586 gene encoding nucleoside diphosphate kinase — MIASLLAFFSLFSSAMAANKERTFIMIKPDGVQRGLVGTIIQRFEAKGFKLVAMKFMWPSKDLLEKHYADLSARPFFPGLVSYMSSGPVVPMVFEGLNAVKTGRKMLGATNPADSEPGTIRGDLCVQVGRNIIHGSDAVESANKEIALWFKDEELVSWTPAAEGWVYE; from the exons ATGATCGCTTCACTTCTTGCATTTTTCTCGTTGTTCTCGTCCGCGATGGCTGCTAACAAGGAACGTACTTTCATCATGATTAAGCCGGACGGAGTCCAGCGTGGGCTCGTCGGTACCATCATCCAGCGGTTCGAAGCCAAGGGCTTCAAGCTCGTCGCGATGAAGTTCATGTGG CCATCGAAGGATTTGCTTGAGAAGCACTACGCCGATCTATCGGCGCGTCCCTTCTTCCCCGGTCTCGTTTCGTACATGAGCTCCGGCCCGGTTGTACCGATGGTCTTCGAAGGCCTGAACGCCGTGAAGACCGGTCGCAAGATGCTGGGAGCCACCAACCCGGCCGACTCCGAGCCTGGTACCATCCGTGGTGATCTGTGCGTCCAGGTAGGCCGCAACATCATCCACGGTTCGGACGCCGTCGAATCGGCCAACAAGGAGATCGCCCTGTGGTTCAAGGATGAGGAACTGGTGTCCTGGACTCCGGCCGCCGAAGGATGGGTGTACGAATAA
- the LOC125767588 gene encoding cytochrome b5 yields MSEVKTYSLAEVKSHNTNKSTWIVIHNDIFDVTEFLNEHPGGEEVLLEQAGKEATEAFEDVGHSSDAREMMKKFKVGELIESERKQVPVKKEPDWKSEQQDDNQLKQWIVPLILGLLATILYRFYFTQ; encoded by the exons ATGTCGGAAGTGAAAACCTATTCGCTGGCGGAGGTGAAATcccacaacaccaacaaatcgACCTGGATCGTAATTCACAACGATATCTTCGACGTGACGGAGTTTCTGAACGAG CATCCTGGCGGAGAAGAAGTGCTGCTAGAGCAGGCCGGTAAGGAAGCAACGGAAGCATTCGAGGATGTGGGCCACAGCAGCGATGCCCGCGAGATGATGAAGAAGTTTAAAGTGGGCGAACTGATCGAATCCGAACGCAAACAGGTCCCGGTAAAGAAGGAACCGGATTGGAAATCGGAGCAGCAGGATGATAA TCAACTAAAGCAATGGATAGTGCCACTTATCCTGGGTCTGCTCGCAACCATCCTCTATCGATTCTACTTCACCCAGTAA